TAGAGTGTTGCTCTACTAGTTGGAAAGTGTTCTACAAACACTTTTGCTCTGAATTTaatagaattttttaaaataaaattctgtaaTTGAATAGTTAATTAAAATTTACTAACTGATCAGATCCTTGAGGTGTGTCTAAAGTTGCCATTAACAAGTTGAATCATCTTTATTTAGTGCTAGTACTCAATAGTAGATATTGATTGAGTCCTGTGTCTATTAAAGCAGCGAGTTCTCTGTATATATTGGAATAAAGATCCTCTGACAGAAGTTCAGCTAAATTATTCAGTTGTAAATTCTACCACTCTAACATCGATGGATGTTTCATGAATGTTGTAAAAGAAGAGGAGTTCTGATTGTATTGCTGTGTTTATTTAACTCAAAATAATGTGTCTAATAAACACTAAGGTCACACACATGGTGTAGAAACTATCTGATATACCTGTCAAAATCAAACCCTTGAGCTGCTAGAAGTAATAACAGGGAAAGTGGGATGAATTATTGAAAAGCCACACTGTATAATATCCAACACCAGTGGAGAGAAGATACTTGCATTCAGAATCAGACCGAAGCGTAGCACAGCGGCTGAGGGCACTAATACTGCCTCCTGCTGAAGGTGAATTGGATCATTTCTCCCTGTTTCTTACAGATCCCAGGCCTACGTGGACCACATTGACGGGTCGTAttccctctctgccctgccctaCAGCCAGATGTCCGAGCTGCTGAGCCGAGCCGAGGAGCGCGTGCTGGTGCGGCCCCacgagccgccgccgccgccccccatGCACGGCACCGCCGAGGCCAAAGCCGTGCCCCCCTGTGTCAGGTAGCGGCCACAGAGGCCAtgtgccctgctcctggggctgctgtggttATCCACCCCTGCCAATAGCTGCCAGcattgctgctgtgctgcccaggAACCCCAGCgtgcctgcaggagcagggccgCCGGGAGCTGGGTGGGAAGGCCGGCACCTAAATCCCATAGGGTGGAGAAAGGCCTCAGCTTGCCATCAACACTGCCACCGTGTTCTGAGTTAAATGGCAAGACCAAAACTGTATGGAAATGCTTCTGTGAAATATGTTGGCATTTCAGGATGTAGCTTTGGAGTTTTGGAAATTTGTACAACTGGGATGTGTTTCAGCCTACATGAAAGGAAGAATATATCACACTAAGACAGCTGTCAAAACTATGTATTCATTGCATTTGCTAAATTGTAAGTGCTTCTCTCTcccaaagtgggttttttttccctacttcTTTGTACCTTTTCAGAAGTGGATACATACATAGAATATTTTCTAGAGATGAAAATTTCTTTGTCACTCCCCTATTTTTTTATACCAAAAGTCTTATTTTATGGTCAGGCACATACAACGTAGAATAGTGGATAGCTAATTCAGATGGGATTATTACATCAGCAAGTTGTTAGTGTCCTGAAATGGGTGATATTTGCTGCTTAGGAGATCATACACAAAAATGCATAACTCTTTAGATTAATTTACCACAACAGTTTAAAGAAATCCTCTAGTGGTctttcaggaaaataaatttactGTTCTCTCTTGTTTCTTCAGTTCACCTATTTATTGTCCTGTAATGAGTATCTAGCATATAACTGTACCTCTCTGTATGCAGTATTGATGACCTTTAATATTAGTCTCACTCATTTTTTCATCACACCTTAAGTATATATATTTCAAATTAACTTGTTCTCATTGTTtgcattgttttgttttggttttaaagtTCTGTGAACCAAAACAGTTAATCAACTGCTAGTTCCCTGACTTGAGAAAGATAATTTGGATTTACTTAGGGATGACAGGGAATAATTATATCAAAGGTACAGGAAATCTTTGATCAAGATGCAGGTACACTGTATAAGAACATAGATTTGGTTAATAGCTGAATTTGAGCAGAGGTCTTTTGGAAACCCGTTGCAAGCTCCATACTGAAAATTAGACATCCTTATTTATGAGGTGTGGACAAACACCCTGAAATCATCATAGCACATAATGCTCTTTAATGCTCAGGTTTCAATGTTCTAAAGTTGCAGAAGTTAATCTATTACTATTTTTCCACTCTCTAGCTCTAATATCTTTGTTCTGTTATTGGATGTTGCAGTTCTACTCCTGGCTTGGTAGAAAATCGCCCTCAGTCACCAGCAACAGGCAGAACACCGGTGTTTGTGAGccccactcctcctcctccaccaccGCCACCCCTTCCATCCGCCTTGTCGACTTCATCCTTAAGAGCTGCAATGACTTCCACCCCTCCACCCCCAGTCCCACCGCCACCACCCCCTCCCACAGCCgctctgcaggccccagctgtgccacctcCGCCAGCTCCTCTCCAGATTGCTCCTGGAGTTCTTCATCCAGCTCCGCCTCCAgtggctcctcccctggcacagccctctCCCCCTGTCACCAGAGCCGCCCAGGTGTGCGAAGCTCTGCCTGTTCACCCCGTTCCTCCGCAAGCTGAAGTTCAGGGACTTCCTCCGCCCCCCCCACCTCCTCCCCTGCCACCTCCTGGCATCCGACCCTCCTCCCCTGTCACAGTTGCAAACCTCTCTCACCCTCCTCCTGTCCTGCACCCTCCTGCCACAACCATTGTCCCTGGCCCTCATGCGCCCATAATGCCTCCGTCTCCACCATCCCAAGTGATTGCTGCTCCTGAGCCCAAACGCCATCCTTCAACTCTGCCTGTGATCAGTGATGCTAGGAGCGTTCTGCTGGAAGCAATACGGAAAGGTAACGTTGGCTATTACACACCAAACAGAACCATCTCAGGAACCTGCTAAATACACGTGACCTTTGAGACTTGGAATATTTCACACGTGTAAGAAGTTACAGGAATGCATCTCAagtctgtttctgttttctatCCCCTACAGTGTATACACTGCCAAGTAGGCAGGTTTTTTTCAATTTGTAATTTCACTTATCAGATGTTTAGTTTGGATGGCAAACCTGATTCTTTGTGGAAGTTAGGTTACAGAAAAAAGTACGTGTGTTTGTAGATGATCTGTGGAGATATTATCTTTCCATTTCTGTTTACCTGCAAATGTAGTTATTTCTGATCATCTACAAATTGTGTAGAAGACAAAAACATTGGTTTTCACAGACTATTAGATAAAAGGGAAACGGATCAATTGGCATTGGAATTTTGATCATCTGTCACTGTATTACAAGATATAAGTGACATTCAGAAATCATTGCTGAAGACCTCAAACTGTTAAGTATCTGGTCTGGACACTGATCTCAGTGCAGTAGTGGAGCAGCCTTTGCATTGCAAGGTGCCCATGGCAGAGTGCAAGAGAAGGGCAGAGCTTCAGGGCAGTGTTTTCCTGATGATCTCAtgaggagctgtgtgtgccagcTGGACCTTTCAGCTTatggtgcccatggccagaaaAATCCCCACTGGCATCAGAACACACATTGGTGTGTGCTGCTGTTTGATGGTGGGGTGTCTTTCAGTAGTTAAGATCTCCCAAGTGTTTCAAGTCCTACATTCTTCTCTTCCCCTgtactgcagcacagcacagaatcTGTATGGTACTGTAATATCAGCAGACAGGCTATAGCactaattcaaaatatttttgcatgtCTGTATGCACATGAATTGGTAACATCACTGAAATCTAAAGAAATGTTGACAACAGCTGAGTACAACATGGGTGCATGAACATGCGTAGAGAATGTcagcaaaaatgagaaaatagagCCTGCTGGTATAATCTTGGTGATTGCTGAGAACACTTTTGACCGAGTCATACCCAAAAAACAAAGGCTTGAGTTACCACAGCTTTGAACTCCAAGTAATACTTTATCCCAAACCAAATCATTACATGATAAAAAACAGAGTTACAAGAGGTCCTGTCTTGTTGGGATATTCAAATAGCTGTAAACTTTCATTAAAATTATGAATAGAGAGTCTAGAAAATGCAAATAGCAAAATGGCTTAATCACTTAGAGTGGtactaaaaatgtattttaatggaaaatcaGAACCAGGATATTGTAGTAGACGGACTCAAGATCTTGTCTGCCGCTGCAATTCTGACATTCTTCTCTTTAAAAGCTTGACAAAAAAAATTCTACCTGAGCAGGACAGCATCCTGTGTACTCATTTTTGATTGCAAAGCATTCTGTGAATCATGACCTAGATCCATGTGCAGTGGGGAAGCAGGAGGGTGACATGTTTGTGCTCTGCTGTTCCCAGGCATTCAGCTCCGCAAAGTGGAGGAGCAGCGGGAGCAAGAAGCGAAGCACGAGCGCATTGAGAACGACGTCGCCACCATCCTCTCCCGCCGCATCGCTGTGGAGTACAGTGATTCAGAAGATGATTCAGAATTTGATGAAGTAGATTGGCTAGAGTAAAATTATTACATTGCTGTACACTGCAAAATCGAATGCTAATGTCCATTGTGGTGCTTGTTCTTTGGAAGTTTGATGGTCATTTCTAGTGTTTTTTGTATTCTTTTCTTAACATAATTAATCCATGTTTTTCTACTTTTCAGTTTACAAAGAGCTCCTAGTGCATCTTCAAAACTAAATGTTTTACAGTGGCTTTTCTTACACATCTCTTTTGAAAGAACATACTTTGTTCCAATAGACCACTAAGTATTAAGCATGGGCAGCTGTTGGTAGAGTAGCAGATTCAATTTTTTGGCATATCTTAACTGTGCACTTTGTGAATTTTAAGTTGATGAAGGCAACTGAGATTGACATTCCAAGGGCAGCTGTATGTACTAATGAGCCTTATTCCACTTCTGAtagtattttaaaacattaaacCTAGCTATCAAAATATCACTGCCTCGATCACACCTGTATACTAAAAGTACATATAGTTAGCAGCACTGAACACACTGAAAAGCAAATGGATCTTTGGGGGGgtttattattgttttattgttgtttttaaataattatgGCCTTATTTGAATGTTTAGAGAttccccttcccttcttccctcccAGGTACATATTGTGTGGTACTATTTTTGCCTGCATAATAAAagtttaaagttttttttccttgtgaaatCTTTTGACTTAACATGCTGTGTAACTTATGTAACTGTTAAAATAACAGTTTGATTTAATAAATGGTTCATTTTAAATGTTCCTGGGTGTTGGTCTTTCAATGAAGCCTGGTTTTCACTGGTATACCTGAGAGATCCTTGGTTTTCAGGTATTTAATCTGAGGTGTACAAAGTTAAAGTATTTTCCCGTCAGTGTATCTTGATGAGATGCAGCAGTTAAAATCATGATTGATGAAAGATGATTTTTTAAGTGCTGTCTAGCAGTGCAGTGCATGTTTTGCACATCTTTTGTGTTTCTCTTCCCTGGAATAACTCCCTCAAGTCTGAGCACATAGCCAAAAGCCTGTTGAAAAGGGAAGTCTGAGAGGGTGCAAGAGCTCTCTTATCCTGTAATCTTGTTCCTGGAAGATGGAATCCTGTAATAGAGGATAAGAAGTCTTGAAGGTCAGATTGAGATTTCTTGAAGGTGGAACATTAAATATTCTATGTGTTACAAACCAGCTTGCAGGGACACGTGCTTGTTATCCTTCTCTTGGAATTGGGCAAAACTCCCGAGGGATACACTGGGGTAGGAGCAGTGTACAGCAACCCTTCCAGCTTCTCTGTCCCCATCTCAGCCTCCAATGGGATTTTGCACGTGGCCTGCTGTACTCAAGACTTTCAACTGCAGCAGTAACACCTTTGTTAGTTTtgtggaagaaaaaatattgtcACAATTTGTGAATCTGCATCTTTGCAACTGTGGCTGCAGGTATGTGTGCCCTGGTCTCTCTTGAGTTTTTTCACAGTAGCACCATCTGGTTTGTTCTTTTGTTCTCCATTGACTTCCCAAGTGTGTGTCCTGCTTAACCCCTCATTGTAATGGTAAAGAAAGGATGTCAGAGCCACTTCTGCATATTTGATGGTGTTTCCTTGGATCTCAGTAATCCTAACTCACCAAACCTAGCTTGTCCAGAAGCTAAATGTGGGATCCTATTGTTGCAGCTGTAAAGATTTGAGATCATAAAGCAAAGTTCATTGTATGCAACCACAGCTCCCCTTTAGCCAGGGACCAAGATTTGCACTCCAGGCAGCTGAAAAGAACCTGAATTTCGTGTGTAGTTCTGCCATTCACAAAATTTCATTTCAACTGATATTTATACCTATTCCTTGCACAAGTCTCTATAAACTGATTTTTCTGGTGGGTATCACAGAAAGCAGCCCGCATTGCCACTTAAATGGAGCAGCAGTATTTCTATACCCAGGCTCCAACTGTTCGAATTAGAGCATCTCACCATCATGCCTGCGTTGGTGGGTGTGTTCTGAGTGTGTCCAGGAACTGTGAACTGCATATAACTTacataaaatgaagaaaaagggaagaaattaaagcaaaaaaacacCCTTACTGTAACTGCAGCTATCACTTAGCAGACTTgaaggtattttaaaaaaaaatccttattgACAAATAGTTGTTACTGACCTGTTTCGCTGTCCTGCTGATTAATAATATCCCTTCCAAGCTGGTACCCAGGGCACATAAAGCACTCATGTAATACGACACAGTCACACAAAGTAATGAACCTTGCCTGTGAAAAGTCAAGAGTTAAATTCAGTTAACATTTCAAAGGCAGGATTCTTGGCCTTCTGCCACTGCTACAGCTATCTGCCATAGCAACTGGTCTCCAGATAGCAATAGCATGATTCACTAGTAGCAAGAGGTGATTGTTGAATTTGAATATTTGTGTTTGTAGATCAGCTCCCGAGCCGTGCATTTGCAGTCTCGGTGATTTGTGTCCCTCTTACTGTGGTCTCCAGCCGCCTTTCTCGTTTGGTGGAATGCTGTGCAGAGGGCTGCTGGGCTCTTCATGCCTGTGATTAGATGTGTAATAGATTATTGATTGCTTTGTCTTGTAAGGTACTAAATCAAGATTTCTGCATTGAACTGTTTACGGAGTCTGTTGTTTACCTCTGTACATTTGCAGCAGCTGGTTAAAACCAAGGCTTGAAGTCTGACACAAAAATAATGTGTCAGTTATGTTCCATATAAGTGAAGAGAAACCTTTGTCTTCACCCTTTTCTCAAACTGTAATCTGGGACAGTTAAGAATTATTTGCCTCTCCTACTGAGAATGGGCAGGGGAGAGGAAGAACAATATAAAGTGCAtggaagaaacaaaatctgCTTGGTGGCAGACAACTAGGGAGGTGCAGAATTGGTCACTCGGGGGTTTTATCAAAAGATTAAACAGTAACAATGCAGCTATCATAGACAAACGAAAAACAAATCAGTAAATGGAAGAGAACAAGGACTGAagaagcaaaaattaaaaagatacataattttggagtttttttgtagCAGTGTGATATGAACAGTAACCATTAAATACTAGATATTATTAAGGGATTATGTTATCTCTCAGTAAAGTGGGATTTTGAAATCAGGAGGCATTAAAAGGCCTTTAATTGATAAAATTATTCTTCTGTGCATGTTACATGGGAGCGCACTCCTCAGGATTTAGGTGGACACCATTGGACTGGCACACCATTGACTGTCTGGGACCCAAGTGTGCCAACAGGTAACCACAGTCCCCAAGGCTTTGCGACAGACTCCTCAGGATGATGGAACTATCCTGGCTTGGATGCAGCTGCCCCCCCTGAAGTGCATCCCACGGGATTTCCCTGGGGCTGAGAGCCTTTGTCTGCCTGGAGGATGCAGATGGGAGCAGACTGCCAtacctcagtgtccccagcccatgGATCCCCTCGAGAGGGGCTCAGGATGGTGCAGAAGGCCCTGTTTGGCAgcgggagcagctcccagcagcattcccacagCTGTGCGGGTTACGGCAGCAGCGGAGCCCCGATCCCGGCACGGCCACAAAACGCGGCGGTTCCGAGGGGAGACACGGAGGCGAAGCCTCGGCACCGGCTCTGCCGCCCAGGGCTGCATCAGCGAGATGTGACAGAAATTCGACTCGAGCTCCATCAAGTGTCCGCTTTGTCTCCTCAGCTGCAGGCCAGAATGAGTTTTACTCTCCCCGATCCTCTTCTGCAGATGCGGGCATTAAACACCAGGAGAGGAATCACAACCAGAGACCAGGGGCAGCAGCGACAGCGATCCCCCTTTTTGTCACCTCTGCCAATTgtcccctctcctttcccctcctggCCACTTTTCACACTTGAAGGATTCTCGGGTCTGGGAGTCTGCCCACAGGAGCCTTCCACACGCTCTTGGGGCGGCAGCTGGGAGAGACCTCCCTGATTCCCAAACTGCTTCCTGAGCACACACCAGCCCTCGGCAGAGGTGAGTTCCCTCCATCTGTCCTCTGAGCTGCTCGGGACTGCTCTCCCCTCCCTCACCGAGCCCCAGTGGGCTGGGTCGGGTTTCGGTGTTtcaaaggcagctcctggcgGCTCGGGCATTGCTTTGGGCACTCCCGTGAGCCGGGGCTTGGCGGGCAGCTCGCAGGGCCCAGGGAATGCCCGGCAGCACcgccaggcactgcccaggagcaggcagggcattctcatcccaccccagctgctgctggaagaggACACACGGACAGGCCTCAGGAAACGGGCACTGGAGCAGATATAGCGAGGCTTTTCCCCCCTGCTGATTCCTGTGCCTGGAGAATGGGCTCTGCCACATTGCTCATCGCTCATGTTCCTCAGCTGCCAGCACCCCCTGACAGCAGCATCAGTAACAGCCTCTAAAGAAAATTGCATCCATCCC
This sequence is a window from Zonotrichia albicollis isolate bZonAlb1 chromosome 3, bZonAlb1.hap1, whole genome shotgun sequence. Protein-coding genes within it:
- the WASF1 gene encoding actin-binding protein WASF1 isoform X3, with product MFAGPLIHFRMPLVKRNIDPRHLCHTALPRGIKNELECVTNISLANIIRQLSSLSKYAEDIFGELFNEAHSFSFRVNSLQERVDRLSVSVTQLDPKEEELSLQDITMRKAFRSSTIQDQQLFDRKTLPIPLQETYDICEQPPPLNILTPYRDDGKEGLKFYTNPSYFFDLWKEKMLQDTEDKRKEKRKQKQKNLDRPHEPEKVPRAPHDRRREWQKLAQGPELAEDDANLLHKHIEVANGPASHFESRSQAYVDHIDGSYSLSALPYSQMSELLSRAEERVLVRPHEPPPPPPMHGTAEAKAVPPCVSSTPGLVENRPQSPATGRTPVFVSPTPPPPPPPPLPSALSTSSLRAAMTSTPPPPVPPPPPPPTAALQAPAVPPPPAPLQIAPGVLHPAPPPVAPPLAQPSPPVTRAAQVCEALPVHPVPPQAEVQGLPPPPPPPPLPPPGIRPSSPVTVANLSHPPPVLHPPATTIVPGPHAPIMPPSPPSQVIAAPEPKRHPSTLPVISDARSVLLEAIRKGIQLRKVEEQREQEAKHERIENDVATILSRRIAVEYSDSEDDSEFDEVDWLE
- the WASF1 gene encoding actin-binding protein WASF1 isoform X1; amino-acid sequence: MPLVKRNIDPRHLCHTALPRGIKNELECVTNISLANIIRQLSSLSKYAEDIFGELFNEAHSFSFRVNSLQERVDRLSVSVTQLDPKEEELSLQDITMRKAFRSSTIQDQQLFDRKTLPIPLQETYDICEQPPPLNILTPYRDDGKEGLKFYTNPSYFFDLWKEKMLQDTEDKRKEKRKQKQKNLDRPHEPEKVPRAPHDRRREWQKLAQGPELAEDDANLLHKHIEVANGPASHFESRSQAYVDHIDGSYSLSALPYSQMSELLSRAEERVLVRPHEPPPPPPMHGTAEAKAVPPCVSSTPGLVENRPQSPATGRTPVFVSPTPPPPPPPPLPSALSTSSLRAAMTSTPPPPVPPPPPPPTAALQAPAVPPPPAPLQIAPGVLHPAPPPVAPPLAQPSPPVTRAAQVCEALPVHPVPPQAEVQGLPPPPPPPPLPPPGIRPSSPVTVANLSHPPPVLHPPATTIVPGPHAPIMPPSPPSQVIAAPEPKRHPSTLPVISDARSVLLEAIRKGIQLRKVEEQREQEAKHERIENDVATILSRRIAVEYSDSEDDSEFDEVDWLE
- the WASF1 gene encoding actin-binding protein WASF1 isoform X2, coding for MPLVKRNIDPRHLCHTALPRGIKNELECVTNISLANIIRQLSSLSKYAEDIFGELFNEAHSFSFRVNSLQERVDRLSVSVTQLDPKEEELSLQDITMRKAFRSSTIQDQQLFDRKTLPIPLQETYDICEQPPPLNILTPYRDDGKEGLKFYTNPSYFFDLWKEKMLQDTEDKRKEKRKQKKNLDRPHEPEKVPRAPHDRRREWQKLAQGPELAEDDANLLHKHIEVANGPASHFESRSQAYVDHIDGSYSLSALPYSQMSELLSRAEERVLVRPHEPPPPPPMHGTAEAKAVPPCVSSTPGLVENRPQSPATGRTPVFVSPTPPPPPPPPLPSALSTSSLRAAMTSTPPPPVPPPPPPPTAALQAPAVPPPPAPLQIAPGVLHPAPPPVAPPLAQPSPPVTRAAQVCEALPVHPVPPQAEVQGLPPPPPPPPLPPPGIRPSSPVTVANLSHPPPVLHPPATTIVPGPHAPIMPPSPPSQVIAAPEPKRHPSTLPVISDARSVLLEAIRKGIQLRKVEEQREQEAKHERIENDVATILSRRIAVEYSDSEDDSEFDEVDWLE